In a genomic window of Pontibacter liquoris:
- a CDS encoding cupin domain-containing protein → MQGHCARCFCFPRGELGKNTDNYTGAIWLNELNKPDNNFNFSIATATYAPASKLDWHMHPGGQILLITEGAGYYQEKGKPIQIINKGDVIKCLPGVEQWHAAAPNTSTDAQH, encoded by the coding sequence TTGCAGGGCCATTGCGCAAGATGTTTCTGTTTTCCGAGAGGGGAATTAGGAAAGAACACAGATAATTACACGGGAGCTATCTGGCTTAATGAATTAAATAAACCTGATAACAATTTCAATTTCAGCATAGCGACTGCTACCTATGCGCCCGCTTCCAAACTGGATTGGCATATGCATCCTGGCGGCCAGATCCTGCTGATTACCGAAGGTGCCGGCTACTATCAGGAAAAAGGCAAACCGATTCAAATTATAAATAAAGGCGACGTCATCAAATGCCTTCCGGGCGTAGAGCAATGGCATGCAGCAGCACCAAATACCTCAACCGATGCGCAGCATTAA
- a CDS encoding helix-turn-helix domain-containing protein — MDNLRRFETISDYNTFNNNETLHPLVSVVDVSKASPRQAASMYFGFYTVFLKEVNCGDLRYGRHTYDYQEGTLVFIAPGQVVGVENSGETYQPKGTALIFHPDLIHGTTLGRHMQDYTFFGYQSNEALHLSERERKIILDCLSKIEYELEHAIDKHSKKLIVSNIELFLNYCERFYDRQFITRDNIHKGVLERFEDLLNTYYQSDKPQTIGLPSVAWCAGELNLSANYFGDLVKKETGHTAQEYIQSKVLDMAKERIFDHSKSVSQIAHELGFKYPQHFTRLFKKRVGTSPNEYRNHPISTKLASAK; from the coding sequence ATGGATAATCTGCGGCGATTCGAGACCATCAGCGATTACAACACCTTTAACAACAATGAGACCTTACATCCGCTGGTGAGCGTTGTGGATGTATCCAAGGCAAGCCCCAGGCAAGCCGCCAGTATGTATTTTGGATTTTATACTGTCTTTTTAAAAGAAGTCAACTGCGGTGATCTTCGCTATGGCCGCCATACCTATGATTACCAGGAAGGCACGCTGGTGTTCATTGCCCCGGGGCAGGTAGTGGGTGTGGAAAATAGCGGAGAGACGTATCAACCAAAAGGGACAGCGCTTATCTTTCATCCAGACTTAATCCACGGCACGACGCTTGGACGGCATATGCAGGACTATACTTTCTTTGGCTACCAGTCCAATGAAGCCCTTCACTTATCTGAGCGGGAAAGGAAAATTATATTGGATTGTCTTTCCAAGATTGAATACGAGTTGGAGCATGCCATTGATAAGCACAGTAAAAAACTGATTGTTTCCAACATCGAGTTGTTTCTGAATTATTGCGAACGGTTTTACGATCGCCAGTTCATTACCCGTGATAATATACACAAAGGCGTATTGGAAAGGTTTGAGGATTTGCTGAACACGTATTACCAGTCAGACAAACCACAAACGATTGGGTTGCCTTCTGTAGCCTGGTGTGCAGGCGAACTGAATTTATCAGCAAACTACTTTGGCGACCTGGTAAAAAAGGAAACAGGACACACAGCCCAGGAATACATACAGTCGAAGGTATTGGATATGGCAAAAGAAAGGATTTTCGACCATAGCAAGTCAGTCAGTCAAATTGCCCATGAACTAGGGTTTAAGTATCCCCAGCATTTTACCCGCTTATTCAAGAAACGAGTGGGTACGTCACCCAATGAATATCGGAATCATCCAATTTCTACGAAATTAGCTTCAGCAAAATAG
- a CDS encoding aldo/keto reductase: MQKVKLNNGVEMPLLGFGVFQIPDAEECEKSVYEAIQAGYRLIDTAAVYQNEEAVGKAIKRSGIPREELFITTKLWIQAEGYAGTKKAFENSLKRLQLEYLDLYLIHQPYGDVYGEWRAMQDLYREGKARAIGVSNFQPDRVMDLLVHHEVVPAVNQIETHPFHQQLETQQFLQENDIQIESWGPFAEGKNDLFKNELLRMIGEKYNKSIAQVVLRWLIQRGVVAIPKSVHKDRIKENFNIFDFELSQQDMEAIVSLDQKASLFFDHRDPAMVKWLGERKLED, translated from the coding sequence ATGCAGAAAGTTAAATTAAATAACGGGGTAGAAATGCCCCTCCTGGGGTTTGGAGTTTTCCAGATTCCTGATGCAGAAGAATGTGAAAAAAGTGTATATGAAGCCATACAAGCCGGTTACCGGCTTATTGATACGGCGGCGGTATACCAGAATGAGGAAGCAGTAGGGAAAGCCATTAAGAGAAGCGGCATTCCGAGAGAAGAATTGTTTATTACAACCAAGCTTTGGATACAGGCGGAAGGGTATGCGGGAACAAAAAAGGCGTTTGAGAATTCCCTGAAACGCCTTCAGTTAGAGTATCTGGATTTATACCTCATACACCAGCCCTATGGCGATGTATACGGTGAATGGAGGGCCATGCAGGACCTGTACAGAGAAGGGAAAGCAAGAGCTATCGGCGTAAGCAATTTCCAGCCAGACCGGGTAATGGACCTGCTTGTGCATCACGAAGTAGTGCCGGCCGTGAACCAGATCGAAACACACCCTTTCCACCAGCAGCTAGAAACACAGCAGTTCCTGCAGGAAAACGACATTCAGATTGAGTCCTGGGGCCCTTTTGCAGAGGGCAAGAATGATCTTTTCAAGAATGAGCTGCTGCGCATGATAGGTGAGAAGTATAACAAGTCTATTGCACAGGTGGTGTTGCGCTGGCTTATACAAAGAGGTGTGGTGGCTATTCCTAAATCTGTGCATAAAGATCGCATAAAAGAGAACTTTAACATTTTTGACTTTGAGTTAAGCCAGCAGGACATGGAAGCCATTGTTTCCTTAGACCAAAAGGCTAGCCTCTTCTTCGACCATCGCGATCCGGCCATGGTGAAATGGCTGGGAGAAAGAAAGCTGGAAGATTGA
- a CDS encoding SIMPL domain-containing protein, giving the protein MKSMKWITLLVVVLFTTLQVQAQQQVMPPLVHVTGVGEIKVQPDQVLLNFGVEVRDKNLDQARKQTDAKAAAVISYLKKQGIDAKNIQTSYVNVQPVYNGDAYGRTSPDFYMAQKSMTVLIKKLDKFDQVVAGLYEVGVNRVDGISFQVSDLDKYTAEARKKAVNNARQKAAALTAELGAKLGRVYAINENAPNGGMPRPMYAKMESAAYDQSGPSIAGGEVVVTSTVDVSFLIE; this is encoded by the coding sequence ATGAAAAGTATGAAATGGATTACCCTTTTAGTTGTCGTATTATTTACAACGCTGCAGGTACAGGCGCAGCAACAGGTAATGCCTCCGCTGGTGCATGTAACCGGGGTAGGAGAGATAAAAGTGCAGCCCGACCAGGTACTGCTCAATTTCGGCGTAGAAGTACGCGACAAGAACCTGGACCAGGCACGCAAACAAACCGATGCCAAAGCGGCCGCCGTTATCAGCTACCTTAAAAAACAGGGCATTGATGCCAAAAATATCCAGACTTCTTACGTAAATGTGCAGCCGGTTTATAATGGCGATGCGTATGGCAGAACCTCGCCTGATTTTTATATGGCGCAGAAAAGTATGACCGTGCTGATAAAGAAACTGGACAAGTTCGACCAGGTAGTGGCAGGTTTGTATGAAGTTGGCGTGAACCGGGTGGATGGCATCTCGTTCCAGGTGTCGGACCTGGATAAGTATACGGCCGAAGCACGAAAAAAAGCGGTAAACAATGCCAGGCAGAAAGCTGCTGCCCTTACCGCAGAATTGGGAGCTAAACTTGGCCGCGTATACGCCATTAATGAAAATGCACCCAACGGTGGAATGCCAAGACCTATGTATGCGAAGATGGAATCAGCTGCATATGACCAGAGTGGCCCCTCTATTGCTGGCGGCGAGGTGGTGGTAACGTCAACGGTGGATGTTAGCTTTTTGATTGAATAA
- a CDS encoding Y-family DNA polymerase has product MTSLFALVDCNNFYASCERVFNPGLEGKPVVILSNNDGCVIARSNEAKALGLKMGQPVFQVQELIEKHQVQVFSSNYELYGDMSARVVETLSQFSPHLEVYSIDESFLDLGNFYQTDLTAYAKNIKETVGQWTGIPVAVGVAPTKTLAKLANRLSKKSAKAGGVLVLTEEKHIEAALKRTQVGDVWGIGRRYALKLSGLGVHTAWDLRNVTDAFAKKHLTVVGLRTVKELRGEPCQDLELLPPAKQNICTSRSFGTAITQVTEIEEALATHVVRCATKLRRQKSRAGAMTVFAMTSRFAGEGELYSNCRTVTFDTPTDSEPELIRYALKALREIYRPGFRYRKTGLLLLDLVPAECVQLSLLDTVDREKHAQLMQTLDALRERFGHSAVKYGAQGTEQRWGLRQEKLSPCYSTRLEDLLKAR; this is encoded by the coding sequence ATGACTTCGCTCTTTGCCCTGGTGGATTGCAACAACTTCTACGCCTCCTGTGAGCGGGTCTTCAATCCGGGGCTGGAAGGAAAGCCCGTGGTGATCCTCTCCAACAACGACGGCTGCGTGATCGCCCGCTCCAACGAAGCCAAGGCGCTGGGCCTGAAGATGGGGCAGCCTGTCTTTCAGGTACAGGAGCTCATCGAAAAGCACCAGGTGCAGGTCTTCTCCTCTAACTATGAGCTTTACGGGGATATGTCGGCCAGGGTGGTGGAGACGCTCTCGCAGTTTAGCCCACACCTGGAAGTATATTCGATTGATGAGAGCTTTCTGGATTTGGGGAATTTTTACCAGACCGATCTGACGGCTTACGCGAAGAATATTAAAGAGACGGTGGGGCAGTGGACGGGCATCCCGGTAGCGGTGGGCGTGGCCCCCACCAAGACGCTGGCCAAGCTGGCCAACCGGCTCTCCAAGAAGTCAGCTAAGGCAGGCGGGGTGTTGGTGCTCACCGAGGAAAAGCACATCGAAGCAGCGTTGAAACGAACTCAGGTGGGGGACGTGTGGGGTATCGGGCGTCGCTATGCCCTAAAGCTCTCCGGCTTAGGCGTGCATACCGCCTGGGACCTGCGCAATGTTACGGATGCCTTTGCTAAAAAGCACCTAACGGTAGTGGGCCTGCGCACAGTGAAAGAGCTGCGGGGTGAGCCCTGCCAGGACCTGGAGCTCTTGCCACCCGCCAAGCAGAACATCTGCACCTCCCGCTCCTTTGGTACGGCTATTACGCAGGTAACAGAAATAGAAGAGGCGCTCGCCACGCACGTGGTCAGGTGTGCGACGAAGCTGCGCAGACAGAAGAGCAGGGCAGGAGCCATGACTGTGTTTGCCATGACCAGCCGCTTTGCTGGGGAGGGGGAGCTGTATTCCAACTGCCGCACTGTTACTTTTGATACGCCCACCGACTCGGAACCCGAGCTCATCCGCTATGCCCTCAAAGCCCTGCGGGAGATCTACCGCCCTGGCTTCCGCTACCGCAAAACAGGACTTTTGTTACTGGACCTGGTGCCGGCCGAGTGTGTGCAGCTGAGCCTGCTGGACACTGTGGACCGGGAAAAGCACGCGCAGCTCATGCAGACGCTGGACGCGTTGCGGGAGCGCTTCGGCCATAGCGCTGTGAAGTATGGCGCGCAGGGCACGGAGCAGCGGTGGGGGCTTCGGCAGGAAAAGCTCTCACCTTGCTATTCTACGCGACTTGAGGATTTGCTTAAAGCCAGGTAG
- a CDS encoding undecaprenyl-phosphate glucose phosphotransferase translates to MTHKYTTLFKWMNVIVDYFLLNLTLYIAFLIKDPDAQLMDIYDYRLIILLLNLSWFYCSSIFEIYNYILKRDALPTLTANIASLGLLVSISVVLKVALPQISISKTSLLVFCVLFPIITLSWRFLFLLLRKYRKQFWLDNKIVIVGSGTTGLDLYHYILSNPQLDYDIVGIFDDNSSLLPASISCLGKVDECISYAIRHKVHEIYCALPASESNKIEMLLQEADKQMIRFRLVPDMNGAFHHKYLVELFGYMPVLKPRLEPLENKANEMTKRLFDILFSSLVIVFLLSWFVPLLAIIIKLDSKGPVFFRQLRSGKDNQPFHCLKFRSMALNTDADALQACKGDMRVTRVGRFIRKTSIDELPQFFNVFVGDMSVVGPRPHMLKHTQDYSQVINNYMVRHFLTPGITGWAQVNGFRGETKETIAMLNRVQADLWYLENWTLFLDLKIVILTLWQVFKRNENAY, encoded by the coding sequence ATGACACACAAATATACAACCCTATTTAAGTGGATGAATGTCATAGTTGACTATTTCCTGTTAAATCTGACCCTCTACATAGCCTTCCTCATCAAAGACCCGGACGCACAATTAATGGACATATATGATTACCGGCTAATTATATTGCTGTTAAATCTTTCTTGGTTCTATTGTTCCAGCATTTTCGAAATATATAATTATATCTTAAAACGGGATGCCTTGCCTACCCTGACAGCAAACATTGCTTCCTTGGGTTTATTGGTGAGTATTTCCGTAGTCCTTAAAGTGGCCCTGCCACAAATCTCTATTTCAAAAACATCCTTACTGGTTTTCTGTGTCTTATTTCCCATTATAACCTTAAGCTGGCGATTCCTCTTTCTGCTTCTTCGAAAATACCGAAAGCAGTTTTGGCTCGATAATAAGATCGTAATTGTAGGTTCAGGCACTACGGGCCTTGATCTGTATCATTATATCCTTTCAAACCCGCAGCTCGACTATGATATCGTAGGTATTTTTGACGATAACAGCTCCCTGCTACCTGCTTCTATTTCCTGCCTGGGCAAGGTGGATGAATGTATAAGCTATGCCATTCGCCACAAGGTCCACGAAATATATTGTGCTCTTCCCGCGAGCGAGAGCAACAAAATCGAGATGCTCTTACAGGAAGCCGACAAACAAATGATCCGCTTCCGGCTTGTACCCGATATGAATGGGGCTTTTCATCATAAATATTTGGTCGAGTTGTTCGGGTATATGCCTGTGCTTAAACCGCGCCTGGAACCACTGGAAAACAAAGCAAATGAGATGACGAAAAGGTTATTCGACATCCTCTTTTCGTCTTTGGTCATTGTCTTTCTCTTAAGCTGGTTCGTACCCCTGTTAGCCATCATTATCAAACTGGATTCAAAGGGACCCGTATTCTTCCGGCAACTCCGCTCCGGCAAAGACAACCAACCGTTCCATTGCCTCAAATTCAGAAGTATGGCGCTCAACACCGATGCGGATGCTTTACAGGCCTGTAAAGGTGATATGCGGGTAACACGGGTCGGGCGGTTTATCCGGAAAACCAGCATCGACGAATTGCCCCAATTCTTTAATGTATTTGTAGGCGATATGTCTGTTGTGGGCCCGCGACCGCACATGTTAAAACATACCCAGGATTACTCCCAGGTCATCAACAATTACATGGTGCGGCATTTCCTCACGCCTGGTATTACAGGTTGGGCACAGGTAAATGGCTTCAGAGGCGAAACGAAAGAAACCATCGCGATGCTGAACCGTGTGCAGGCCGATTTGTGGTACCTGGAAAACTGGACGCTGTTTCTCGATCTAAAGATTGTTATTCTTACCCTTTGGCAGGTATTCAAACGCAATGAGAATGCCTATTAA
- a CDS encoding SOS response-associated peptidase, translated as MCGRYSIISKNKESKGSVRAARLLKQAEVDNRFNVAPSQLLPVITNEEPDKLQFFSWGLLPHWAKDKGYKLKTINARAETLTEKPLFRELINRKRCLAPADSFYEWRTSSAGKAPYRFLLKDEGLFCFAGLWDEWTDKETGEVINSYTLITTAANELMLPIHDRMPVLLHPEEESLWLSGELADEHLLSLLHPYPSEEMKAYPVSHLVNSPANDSPQVLEPAPEQGSLFG; from the coding sequence ATGTGCGGCAGATACTCGATCATCTCCAAAAACAAAGAAAGCAAGGGCTCCGTGCGGGCTGCCCGCCTGCTGAAGCAGGCCGAAGTAGACAACCGCTTTAATGTGGCTCCTTCGCAGCTGCTACCCGTGATCACCAACGAAGAACCCGATAAGCTGCAGTTCTTTTCCTGGGGCCTGTTGCCGCACTGGGCCAAAGACAAAGGCTACAAGCTCAAGACCATCAATGCCCGGGCCGAGACGCTCACCGAAAAGCCCCTGTTCCGCGAACTCATTAACCGCAAGCGCTGCCTGGCACCCGCCGACAGCTTCTATGAGTGGCGCACCTCTTCGGCCGGCAAAGCCCCGTACCGCTTCCTTTTGAAAGATGAAGGGCTGTTCTGCTTTGCCGGCCTCTGGGACGAATGGACCGATAAGGAAACAGGGGAGGTGATCAACAGTTATACCCTGATCACCACAGCGGCAAATGAGTTGATGCTCCCCATCCATGACCGCATGCCTGTGCTGCTGCACCCGGAAGAAGAATCCCTGTGGCTCTCCGGTGAGCTGGCAGATGAGCACCTCCTGTCCCTGTTGCACCCTTATCCCAGCGAGGAGATGAAAGCATACCCGGTGTCGCATCTGGTGAATTCCCCGGCTAATGACAGCCCTCAGGTACTGGAACCGGCTCCGGAGCAGGGAAGCCTTTTTGGGTAG
- a CDS encoding glucosamine inositolphosphorylceramide transferase family protein, giving the protein MKKSKLRLGVILTSNTVLKWQYDMLEAINSSHYAAIEHIFILHSSAYSLPFNSNLQGFLKNPVLEGHLLLDKILFGVKTGIDQVVEINTLISPHHNTSSILYQEGNFVGLDPVVLSQVATHTIDVILNFSDKHLRIELLALPKYGSWNYAITTKGATLGNPLVYYAVFEQEEMVVSEIKAQTPAHPLGQVIYRFSLLPDYLSYTKTLQAIYGRLSVAIPRMLEGIYTHGAPYLQDLISRHKPNGPEGDSQAVSFPNARQASKYAYKHFVYGVSRLIRKARKVDHWSILIKKAKPDPLGTTLEEFMFLEQPPDRFWADPFVTTHAGKHYIFVEEVLYGSRKGHIAVIDINNEGEVLSMEKVLEKEYHLSYPFLINYNNTYYMIPETAGNRTIELYKSTGFPYKWEFVMNLMEDVCTADVTIFFYREKWWLFCCLDQTNGHAGMLDELHLFYSDKLFTTEWVRHPCNPIVTDVSSARPAGTIFTWGNKIYRPSQDCSGMYGKAININQITALTETTYEEVVVHKILPDENKEIIGTHTFNFTGTFTVVDGFNYKSR; this is encoded by the coding sequence ATGAAGAAAAGTAAACTAAGATTAGGTGTTATTTTAACAAGTAATACCGTTCTGAAGTGGCAATACGATATGCTGGAGGCTATTAACAGTTCTCATTACGCAGCAATTGAGCACATCTTTATACTTCATTCCTCAGCATATAGCTTGCCTTTCAATAGCAATCTTCAGGGGTTTCTAAAAAACCCGGTTCTCGAGGGTCATCTGTTATTAGATAAAATTCTTTTTGGAGTTAAAACAGGAATTGATCAAGTTGTGGAAATAAATACTCTTATATCTCCACATCATAACACAAGTAGCATACTTTATCAGGAAGGCAATTTTGTAGGCCTTGATCCTGTTGTGCTTTCACAAGTTGCAACGCATACTATAGATGTCATACTCAACTTTTCCGACAAGCATTTAAGGATTGAACTTCTTGCTCTTCCAAAATATGGCAGTTGGAATTATGCTATAACGACTAAAGGTGCCACCCTCGGCAATCCGCTGGTATATTATGCTGTTTTCGAACAAGAGGAGATGGTAGTTTCTGAAATAAAAGCACAAACCCCAGCACACCCTCTCGGACAAGTCATTTATCGTTTTTCACTACTCCCGGATTACCTGTCCTATACTAAAACTTTGCAGGCAATTTATGGGCGCTTGTCAGTGGCAATTCCCCGGATGCTGGAAGGAATCTATACCCATGGAGCGCCTTACTTGCAGGATTTAATTAGCAGGCACAAACCAAACGGGCCGGAAGGAGATAGCCAAGCAGTGTCTTTCCCTAATGCGCGACAAGCTTCTAAATATGCCTATAAGCATTTTGTATATGGGGTTTCGCGCCTGATAAGGAAAGCACGTAAAGTTGATCACTGGTCGATTTTAATTAAAAAAGCTAAACCGGATCCGCTTGGTACTACCCTCGAAGAATTTATGTTTTTAGAGCAGCCGCCCGACAGGTTCTGGGCAGATCCCTTTGTTACAACGCATGCTGGCAAGCATTATATCTTTGTAGAAGAGGTATTGTATGGTTCTCGTAAAGGGCACATTGCCGTAATAGACATTAATAATGAAGGTGAAGTACTAAGTATGGAAAAAGTCCTTGAGAAGGAATATCATTTGTCGTATCCTTTTCTGATAAACTATAACAACACCTATTACATGATTCCAGAAACAGCTGGAAACAGAACGATTGAGCTTTACAAAAGTACCGGATTTCCCTATAAATGGGAATTTGTAATGAACCTGATGGAAGATGTATGCACAGCCGATGTTACAATCTTCTTTTACAGGGAAAAATGGTGGCTCTTCTGTTGCTTAGACCAAACCAATGGTCACGCCGGAATGCTGGATGAGCTACATTTGTTTTACTCAGACAAGTTATTTACAACAGAATGGGTGCGCCATCCCTGCAATCCCATTGTAACGGACGTAAGCAGCGCCAGGCCGGCAGGCACTATTTTCACATGGGGCAATAAAATTTACCGCCCTTCCCAGGATTGCTCCGGTATGTATGGTAAAGCCATTAACATCAACCAGATTACAGCGCTTACTGAAACCACCTATGAAGAAGTAGTAGTTCATAAAATTCTACCCGACGAAAACAAAGAGATCATAGGTACGCATACCTTTAACTTTACCGGTACCTTTACCGTGGTGGATGGTTTTAACTACAAGAGCCGGTAA
- a CDS encoding aldo/keto reductase: MQKRTLGKSGLEVSALGLGCMGLSYGYGPATDKQDAVKLIRAAYEKGITFFDTAEAYGPYTNEELLGEALEPFRNKVVIATKFGFKEGKTALGLDSRPENIRAVAEASLKRLKTEVIDLFYQHRVDPNVPIEEVAGTVKELIQEGKVKHFGLSEAGVATIRKAHTVHPVAALQSEYSLWWREPEADILPTLEELGIGFVPFSPLGKGFLTGRIDANTTFGKEDFRNTVPRFSEENRQANQALVNLLGKTANEQNATPAQVALAWLLAQKPWIVPIPGTTKLHRLEENIGSAAIALRVEDLREITAAVSKIQVQGGRYSEQAQKMINR, translated from the coding sequence ATGCAAAAAAGAACATTAGGAAAAAGCGGCCTGGAAGTATCAGCACTTGGCCTGGGTTGTATGGGGTTAAGCTATGGCTATGGTCCTGCAACAGACAAACAGGATGCTGTTAAATTGATTCGGGCCGCCTACGAAAAAGGCATAACTTTTTTTGATACTGCTGAAGCATACGGCCCCTATACCAACGAAGAATTGCTTGGTGAAGCATTGGAGCCCTTCCGTAACAAGGTGGTAATTGCCACTAAATTCGGTTTCAAAGAAGGCAAAACAGCCCTGGGGCTGGACAGTCGCCCGGAAAACATCAGAGCAGTAGCTGAGGCTTCCCTCAAACGGTTGAAAACGGAAGTGATTGATTTGTTCTATCAGCACCGCGTTGACCCCAACGTTCCGATAGAAGAGGTAGCGGGAACAGTGAAGGAACTCATTCAGGAGGGAAAGGTGAAGCACTTCGGGCTTTCTGAAGCAGGAGTAGCCACTATCCGCAAGGCCCATACTGTTCATCCGGTAGCTGCCCTGCAAAGCGAATACTCCCTATGGTGGCGGGAGCCTGAAGCGGATATATTGCCCACACTCGAGGAGCTCGGCATTGGCTTTGTGCCCTTCAGCCCTTTAGGGAAAGGATTTCTGACAGGCAGAATTGATGCGAATACCACCTTTGGGAAGGAGGATTTTCGTAATACCGTTCCACGTTTTTCGGAAGAAAACCGGCAGGCAAACCAGGCGTTAGTCAATTTGCTTGGCAAGACGGCAAACGAGCAAAATGCCACTCCTGCCCAGGTAGCCCTGGCCTGGCTCCTGGCACAAAAGCCCTGGATCGTGCCTATACCGGGCACCACAAAACTACACAGATTAGAAGAAAACATCGGTTCAGCAGCCATTGCGTTACGTGTTGAGGACCTCAGGGAAATTACGGCCGCCGTTTCAAAGATTCAGGTGCAGGGCGGGCGATACTCGGAGCAAGCGCAAAAGATGATCAACCGATAG
- a CDS encoding LexA family protein, which translates to MKEASIIPLHPMPWPEVFHLEVESSLFIPLVGATVRAGFPSPADDYISGRIDLNSYVSSNPTSTFLVKVVGDSMIGAHIAPGDLAVVNKDRKARSGDIVLAYVEGEFTIKRYELRKDGAYLIAENPNYPPICIQDAEAGRIWGIVVGTVRSFGA; encoded by the coding sequence ATGAAAGAAGCGAGCATTATTCCCCTGCACCCTATGCCTTGGCCCGAGGTGTTTCACCTGGAGGTGGAGAGCAGCCTGTTTATTCCCCTGGTGGGCGCCACCGTACGGGCCGGTTTCCCCAGTCCGGCCGATGATTACATCTCCGGGCGCATTGACCTGAACAGCTACGTGTCCTCTAACCCTACCTCCACGTTTCTGGTGAAAGTAGTAGGCGATAGTATGATTGGCGCCCATATTGCCCCGGGAGACCTAGCCGTGGTCAACAAGGACCGCAAAGCCCGGAGCGGCGATATTGTGCTGGCTTATGTGGAAGGGGAGTTTACCATCAAGCGCTATGAGTTGCGCAAGGACGGGGCTTACCTGATAGCCGAAAACCCCAACTACCCACCTATCTGTATTCAGGATGCCGAGGCTGGTAGGATCTGGGGTATAGTAGTGGGCACGGTAAGAAGTTTTGGGGCATGA